A single region of the Curtobacterium sp. MCJR17_020 genome encodes:
- the mobC gene encoding plasmid mobilization relaxosome protein MobC yields the protein MNAEEEAALVGRAHAAGGITIPRLLLESALAEPSGTSSTERRDRVADLLTIRRLLSANSNNLNQIARLANVGEGIAGDLPHTLRAIRTLCDRIDRILVEEYAR from the coding sequence GTGAACGCGGAGGAAGAGGCGGCGCTGGTCGGTCGGGCGCACGCTGCCGGCGGGATCACGATTCCGCGGCTGCTGCTGGAGAGCGCATTGGCGGAACCGTCGGGGACGTCGTCGACCGAGCGCCGCGATCGCGTCGCGGACCTGTTGACGATCCGCCGGCTGCTGTCGGCGAACTCGAACAACCTCAACCAGATCGCGCGCCTGGCCAACGTCGGCGAGGGCATCGCGGGCGATCTGCCGCACACGTTGCGTGCGATCCGGACGTTGTGCGATCGGATCGATCGGATCCTCGTTGAGGAGTACGCCCGATGA
- a CDS encoding Fic family protein: MPTTFRAWDDYFIPGTTVLRNKLGATDAADLAAKEEFAAQVRLVELAEDPVQGRFDYDHMKEIHRRIFQDVYEWAGQERIGPDGRMSKSGPDVVNFAVGDPEAPTVPYGYYPGPQVADAAEAEYRKLADANHLTGLGRTDFVDQVAERWAELNVVHSFREGNTRAQFVFFQQLAEHAGYRLDPAPFQVGEPLRDRFVAARFYSQATGRSDRLAEVLGDAVTPLPRTLPARATSYPMTITEALRASAATDHRPTQPSTGAQLPRIDRSHGRD; the protein is encoded by the coding sequence GTGCCGACCACCTTCCGTGCCTGGGATGACTACTTCATCCCGGGCACGACTGTTCTCCGGAACAAGCTCGGCGCCACCGATGCGGCGGACCTCGCCGCGAAGGAAGAGTTCGCCGCGCAGGTCCGGCTCGTCGAACTCGCCGAGGATCCGGTGCAGGGTCGGTTTGACTACGACCACATGAAGGAGATCCACCGCCGGATCTTCCAAGACGTCTACGAGTGGGCCGGCCAGGAACGCATTGGTCCCGATGGGCGGATGAGCAAGAGCGGCCCGGACGTGGTCAACTTCGCTGTCGGGGATCCCGAAGCGCCGACCGTCCCGTATGGGTACTACCCGGGCCCGCAGGTGGCAGACGCCGCGGAAGCCGAGTACCGCAAGCTCGCCGACGCGAACCACCTCACCGGTTTGGGACGAACGGACTTCGTCGACCAGGTGGCAGAGCGGTGGGCGGAGCTCAACGTGGTGCACTCGTTCCGAGAGGGCAATACCCGCGCGCAGTTCGTGTTCTTCCAGCAGCTCGCCGAGCACGCCGGCTACCGCCTGGATCCGGCACCGTTCCAGGTTGGGGAGCCGCTTCGCGACCGGTTCGTCGCGGCTCGCTTCTACAGCCAGGCCACCGGCCGTTCCGACCGGCTCGCGGAGGTCCTCGGCGACGCGGTGACACCGCTGCCACGCACGCTCCCTGCTCGAGCGACGTCGTACCCGATGACGATTACGGAGGCGCTGCGCGCCAGTGCAGCAACCGACCATCGGCCGACACAGCCATCGACGGGGGCGCAACTGCCGCGGATCGACCGGTCGCACGGTCGGGACTGA
- a CDS encoding glutaredoxin domain-containing protein — translation MSITVYTKSGFCGMCKATERALASAGIEYTELHLEDVDQAQIDEWKTSLGTNAPIVVTDTATGSWSGFRPDKISELASSTAA, via the coding sequence ATGAGCATCACGGTTTACACCAAGTCCGGGTTCTGCGGCATGTGCAAGGCCACGGAGCGTGCTCTCGCATCCGCCGGCATCGAGTACACCGAGCTGCACCTCGAAGACGTCGACCAGGCGCAGATCGACGAGTGGAAGACCTCCCTCGGTACCAACGCCCCCATCGTCGTCACCGACACGGCGACCGGCTCCTGGAGCGGGTTCCGCCCCGACAAGATCAGCGAACTCGCCTCGAGCACGGCCGCGTGA
- a CDS encoding LPD29 domain-containing protein: MTTTILPTKAVAALLRKELRTRFPGVKFSVRCSTGTAAAWINVTYDDGPTHLQVQAITGRFEGRSFNGQTDSYDDNGTTLVTGDGDEMPTAVRYSCDGIIITRGYSPAGRLAAQRVVREDSSMRHLVLCDEHGTLNGHHDLTDGRGEEFSAGGRGWPYPTLSAWSAVRFVLERVDLTPPPRPTSSRKGRAASRRK, from the coding sequence ATGACTACCACCATCCTCCCCACGAAGGCCGTCGCGGCCTTGCTCCGCAAGGAACTGCGCACCCGGTTCCCGGGCGTGAAGTTTTCCGTGCGCTGCTCCACCGGTACCGCGGCCGCGTGGATCAACGTCACCTACGACGACGGCCCGACCCACCTGCAGGTCCAGGCAATTACCGGCCGGTTCGAGGGGCGTTCGTTCAACGGGCAGACCGACAGCTACGACGACAACGGCACGACCCTCGTCACGGGCGACGGAGACGAGATGCCGACCGCGGTCCGGTACTCCTGTGACGGCATCATCATCACCCGGGGTTACTCGCCTGCAGGTCGCCTGGCCGCGCAGCGTGTGGTCCGCGAGGACAGCAGCATGCGGCACCTGGTCCTCTGCGACGAGCACGGCACCCTCAACGGCCACCACGACCTCACCGACGGCCGAGGCGAGGAGTTCAGCGCCGGCGGCCGCGGGTGGCCGTACCCGACCCTGTCGGCGTGGTCGGCGGTCCGGTTCGTGCTCGAACGCGTCGACCTCACCCCCCCACCCCGGCCCACCAGTAGCCGGAAGGGCCGCGCCGCTTCGAGGAGGAAGTGA
- a CDS encoding SGNH/GDSL hydrolase family protein encodes MAYANLAIRGRLLQQIIDEQVEPALALRPDLVTVSAGGNDIIRPGSDPDELAERVDAMVSRLRSDGATVVLFTGPDVGMTPVLGMVRGKTAIYNENLHAIALKHGALVADMWALRVLRDPRMWAPDRLHHSPTGHATIAAAVLDALGVPHGLEPFNPEPLEARPWREARAEDLGWAKEYLVPWVVRRIKHTSSGDGVSAKRPELQDVVEHKSDTP; translated from the coding sequence GTGGCGTACGCCAACCTGGCGATCCGCGGGCGGCTGCTGCAGCAGATCATCGACGAGCAGGTGGAACCGGCGCTCGCGCTCCGTCCGGACCTGGTCACGGTGTCCGCCGGGGGCAACGACATCATCCGGCCGGGCTCCGATCCGGACGAACTCGCCGAGCGGGTGGACGCGATGGTGTCGCGGCTGCGGAGCGACGGCGCCACCGTCGTGCTGTTCACCGGGCCCGACGTCGGCATGACGCCGGTGCTCGGCATGGTGCGCGGCAAGACGGCGATCTACAACGAGAACCTGCACGCCATCGCCCTGAAGCACGGCGCACTGGTGGCGGACATGTGGGCGCTCCGGGTGCTCCGCGACCCGCGCATGTGGGCACCGGACCGACTGCACCACTCCCCCACGGGGCACGCCACGATCGCCGCCGCGGTGCTCGACGCCCTCGGCGTGCCGCACGGCCTGGAGCCGTTCAACCCCGAACCGCTCGAGGCCCGGCCGTGGCGTGAAGCCCGCGCCGAGGACCTGGGCTGGGCGAAGGAGTACCTGGTGCCGTGGGTCGTCCGGCGCATCAAGCACACGTCGTCGGGCGACGGCGTCTCCGCCAAGCGCCCCGAGCTGCAGGACGTCGTCGAGCACAAGTCCGACACCCCGTAG
- a CDS encoding DUF3500 domain-containing protein, which produces MSDHTESPTHQRLHRSRILVGTSFLLVSGLALAGCTAGSTTSSSSSSSSSSSSSSSGSTITSSAEAASTSDSSTTAETIAATAIAAEAFLDTLSEEQREAVLYDYDDETKTTSWSNFPVTFVERAGLNLTDLTEEQQTAAMAVLEALLSNDAYETVTSIIGGDEYLAENSSSTEDSLGQYYIAFFGDPSDTSAFEVQFGGHHLGINATLDGDADAITFAPTHLGVQPAVYTDENGDEVQPFDGIYTDAFAFYDSLTEAQQATLTSGDVTMCAPGDTCDYTTGDGLTGADLTDEQRELLLDLIANWSGMADAESAATTRAEIEATLDDTVIAWSGETTYDMSTGDGINFSISGPNVYVAFQAQQGSAGADVDGVATSGWGHVHTIYRDPSNDYANSVDQQAATGMGGGPGA; this is translated from the coding sequence ATGAGCGACCACACAGAATCTCCTACGCATCAGCGCCTGCATCGATCGCGCATCCTCGTCGGCACCAGCTTCCTGCTCGTCAGCGGACTCGCCCTCGCGGGCTGCACTGCTGGCTCCACGACGTCCTCCTCGAGTTCCTCGAGTTCCTCGTCATCGTCGTCATCATCGGGAAGCACGATCACGTCGTCTGCTGAGGCAGCCAGCACCTCCGACTCGTCGACGACCGCGGAGACGATCGCTGCGACCGCCATTGCGGCCGAGGCGTTCCTCGACACCCTGTCCGAGGAGCAGCGCGAAGCGGTGCTGTACGACTACGACGACGAGACCAAGACGACCTCGTGGTCGAACTTCCCCGTGACCTTCGTCGAACGAGCGGGCCTGAACCTCACCGACCTCACCGAGGAGCAGCAGACCGCCGCGATGGCCGTGCTCGAAGCGCTCCTGAGCAATGACGCGTACGAGACCGTCACGAGCATCATCGGCGGCGACGAGTACCTCGCCGAGAACAGCAGCAGCACTGAGGACTCGCTCGGGCAGTACTACATCGCCTTCTTCGGCGACCCGTCCGACACAAGCGCCTTCGAAGTCCAGTTCGGTGGCCACCACCTCGGCATCAACGCCACGCTCGACGGCGACGCAGACGCGATCACGTTCGCACCCACGCACCTCGGCGTCCAGCCCGCGGTCTACACGGACGAAAACGGCGACGAGGTCCAGCCCTTCGACGGCATCTACACCGACGCCTTCGCCTTCTACGATTCCCTGACGGAAGCGCAGCAGGCGACCCTGACCTCGGGCGACGTGACGATGTGTGCGCCCGGCGACACCTGCGACTACACCACCGGTGACGGCCTCACCGGCGCGGACCTCACCGACGAGCAACGCGAACTGCTCCTCGACCTCATCGCGAACTGGTCCGGCATGGCAGACGCGGAAAGCGCCGCGACGACCCGCGCCGAGATCGAAGCGACTCTCGACGACACCGTCATCGCCTGGTCCGGGGAGACCACCTACGACATGAGTACCGGCGACGGCATCAACTTCTCGATCTCCGGACCGAACGTGTACGTCGCGTTCCAAGCCCAGCAAGGATCCGCTGGCGCCGACGTCGACGGGGTCGCCACCTCCGGGTGGGGACACGTACACACCATCTACCGCGACCCCTCCAACGACTACGCGAACAGCGTCGACCAGCAGGCCGCGACCGGCATGGGCGGTGGCCCGGGTGCGTGA
- a CDS encoding DUF1772 domain-containing protein: MIEFAHMAAIISLCGTALVFGTDAFCALVQRPALARIDDSTLTAVMGNVHRYGDKRMPVPGVIGLLFAAVAAATGGFAGNTSVLVLAAGTVVAWVAWLLVYARISAPINRVLTAAADAGRTAENARGLQARWDAVIVLRATLLGIGLVVLAISLIV; this comes from the coding sequence ATGATCGAGTTCGCGCACATGGCCGCGATCATCTCGCTGTGCGGTACAGCGCTCGTGTTCGGAACGGACGCCTTCTGCGCGCTCGTGCAACGGCCTGCGCTGGCTCGCATCGACGACAGTACGCTCACCGCGGTAATGGGCAACGTGCACCGGTACGGTGACAAGAGGATGCCGGTCCCCGGTGTGATCGGGCTCCTGTTCGCCGCCGTAGCGGCCGCCACGGGCGGGTTCGCCGGCAACACGTCGGTGCTGGTCCTGGCCGCGGGTACCGTCGTGGCGTGGGTGGCTTGGCTGCTGGTCTACGCCAGGATCAGTGCCCCCATCAACCGTGTCCTGACCGCCGCCGCAGATGCCGGAAGGACCGCCGAAAACGCTCGCGGTCTGCAGGCACGATGGGACGCAGTCATCGTCCTGCGCGCCACCTTGCTCGGTATCGGGCTCGTGGTTCTGGCTATCAGCTTGATCGTCTGA
- a CDS encoding DUF4267 domain-containing protein, translating to MLIAALIVAVLGCLFVLFIGARFIVAPRIATAGFGVAEDRRRAFTSIKGIRDITSGIVPLVVLAVAGPHAFGWALLASVITPIGDAIIVATNGGVLVQALSVHGATAAVLILAGIALVLV from the coding sequence ATGCTCATTGCCGCGCTCATCGTCGCTGTCCTCGGTTGCTTGTTCGTCCTCTTCATCGGTGCCCGCTTCATCGTCGCCCCGAGGATCGCGACCGCCGGGTTCGGTGTGGCTGAAGACCGCCGTCGGGCGTTCACCAGCATCAAGGGCATCCGGGACATCACTTCCGGCATCGTGCCGCTAGTGGTCCTTGCCGTTGCCGGTCCGCACGCATTCGGGTGGGCACTGCTCGCGTCGGTGATCACGCCCATCGGCGACGCGATCATCGTCGCCACCAACGGGGGAGTGCTTGTTCAGGCGCTCAGCGTCCATGGCGCCACCGCCGCGGTCCTGATCCTCGCCGGAATCGCCCTCGTCCTCGTCTAG
- a CDS encoding TetR-like C-terminal domain-containing protein: MRRVASEIGVTQPVIYSAFAGGRQAIIDAVAISGFEAIATALTSLPPEPGTRMQAYLDFANAQPRLYEAMFSMPSGLEFGTGATPEVLQRAFTGIQEAFPAADDAAAELAWATVHGLATLEISGRLPTSKSQARLDHACRALTQESRCGADL; the protein is encoded by the coding sequence ATGCGCCGAGTCGCGAGCGAAATAGGCGTGACGCAACCTGTGATCTACTCGGCCTTCGCCGGTGGCCGGCAGGCGATCATCGACGCCGTTGCGATAAGCGGCTTCGAGGCGATCGCGACGGCTTTGACCTCACTGCCACCCGAACCAGGCACACGAATGCAGGCATACTTGGACTTCGCTAACGCGCAGCCGAGACTGTACGAAGCGATGTTCTCCATGCCTTCCGGACTCGAGTTCGGAACCGGGGCCACGCCTGAGGTCCTGCAGCGCGCCTTCACGGGCATACAAGAAGCTTTCCCCGCTGCCGACGACGCAGCGGCGGAACTTGCCTGGGCGACCGTCCATGGCCTTGCCACGCTCGAAATCAGCGGACGCTTGCCGACCTCGAAATCACAGGCCCGCCTCGATCACGCCTGCAGGGCCCTCACGCAAGAAAGTCGTTGCGGGGCGGATCTCTAA
- a CDS encoding TetR/AcrR family transcriptional regulator, protein MTEVVQRGSRTRLLDAAAARIEEYPGEDISMRAVCEAAGVKMPTLYHFFGNKQGLLDAVAERGFDLYVAAKNAHESSGDPIEDLRAGWDAHVAFGLANPGYYTLMYGTVRPGHAPDVQAEPSRLLLNLTRAAVKQGRLVVSAEQAAAHILAANIGLTLRQIMLAQSDLALSAAMRDGVITAITGITRQAIAPRADIAAILTHVHQHPDRLGKQETDLLTKWLQTLTEA, encoded by the coding sequence ATGACAGAAGTTGTTCAGCGAGGGTCCCGAACTCGGCTTCTCGATGCTGCTGCCGCACGCATCGAGGAGTATCCGGGCGAGGACATCTCGATGCGTGCGGTGTGCGAAGCCGCTGGCGTGAAGATGCCGACGCTGTACCACTTCTTCGGCAACAAGCAGGGCCTGCTCGACGCTGTTGCTGAAAGGGGGTTCGACCTGTACGTGGCGGCGAAGAACGCGCACGAAAGCAGCGGCGATCCGATCGAAGACCTCCGTGCCGGGTGGGACGCGCACGTCGCGTTCGGGCTCGCCAACCCCGGGTACTACACGCTCATGTACGGCACTGTTCGACCAGGACACGCCCCCGATGTACAGGCGGAACCAAGCCGTCTCCTGCTCAACCTGACGCGCGCAGCGGTCAAGCAGGGCCGGCTCGTCGTATCCGCCGAGCAAGCGGCCGCTCACATTCTCGCCGCGAACATCGGCCTCACTTTGCGGCAGATCATGCTCGCCCAGAGCGACCTCGCACTCTCCGCAGCGATGCGAGACGGCGTCATCACCGCCATCACGGGGATCACTCGGCAGGCCATCGCACCACGAGCAGACATCGCCGCGATCCTCACCCATGTACACCAGCACCCCGACAGGCTTGGCAAGCAAGAGACCGATCTACTCACGAAGTGGTTGCAGACCCTGACCGAAGCATGA
- a CDS encoding SDR family oxidoreductase gives MTIQTLQGKNVLVAAGAKNLGGLISRQAAEQGANVAIHYNSDATRPQAEETLAAVEAAGGTGVLLFGDLTLPGNVEQLFADGEAALGKIDVAVNTVGKVLRKPIVDTSEADYDGMFDINSKAAYFFIKEAGKHVADGGKVITIVTSLLAAFTDGYSTYAGGKSPVEHFTRAAAKEFASRGISVTAVAPGPMDTPFFYGQETPERVEFHKSQAMGGQLTKIEDIAPIVTFLATSGWWITGQTIFANGGYTTR, from the coding sequence ATGACCATTCAGACATTGCAGGGCAAGAACGTCCTCGTTGCGGCTGGGGCGAAGAACCTCGGCGGGCTGATCAGCCGTCAGGCGGCGGAGCAGGGCGCAAACGTCGCGATTCACTACAACTCGGACGCCACCCGCCCGCAGGCGGAAGAGACCCTCGCGGCTGTGGAAGCGGCAGGCGGTACGGGTGTGCTGCTGTTCGGTGACCTGACGTTGCCGGGGAACGTGGAGCAGCTGTTCGCGGATGGGGAAGCGGCGCTCGGGAAGATCGACGTGGCGGTGAACACGGTCGGGAAGGTACTGCGCAAGCCGATCGTCGATACGTCTGAGGCTGACTACGACGGCATGTTCGACATCAACAGCAAGGCGGCGTACTTCTTCATCAAAGAAGCCGGCAAGCACGTCGCGGATGGCGGGAAGGTCATCACGATCGTGACGAGCCTGCTCGCAGCGTTCACGGACGGGTACTCCACCTACGCAGGCGGGAAGAGCCCGGTGGAGCACTTCACCCGCGCGGCGGCGAAGGAGTTCGCCAGCCGTGGCATCTCGGTCACTGCGGTTGCGCCCGGCCCGATGGACACCCCGTTCTTCTACGGTCAGGAGACCCCGGAGCGGGTCGAGTTCCACAAATCCCAGGCCATGGGCGGGCAGCTGACCAAGATCGAGGACATCGCCCCGATCGTGACGTTCCTCGCCACCAGCGGATGGTGGATCACTGGACAGACCATCTTCGCCAACGGCGGCTACACCACCCGCTGA
- a CDS encoding low temperature requirement protein A, whose amino-acid sequence MTSPTETDPLAGGRRLLPRMRPRDPHEVGRAASPLELFFDLVFVVAVSLSSQALHHLESEGHVATGALSYLMVFFAIWWAWMNFTWFATSFATDDWLYRLMTILQMGGVLVLASGAEAAMVHYDFTLVTIGYVVMRLALVGQWLRASRSHPDLRNTAYRYAGGIVAVQVAWVGRLFLPETAGFGGFFILVAAEVLIPVWAERCGTTPWNPHHVRERYGLFTLILLGESILAATNAILEALHEGHHIPDLIGIAACGLIIAAGMWWIYFAHEHQHQPGLGGSLLFGYFHYVIFAAAGAFSAGIEVTIDATTRHTDLPAVLAAGTLTLPIALFIGSVWWLTLRHGLTNIGSITVACGVLATLAATLIPGLVVLGSAIGTIIAVIASETCRTVAVHG is encoded by the coding sequence ATGACCAGTCCCACGGAAACTGATCCCCTGGCCGGTGGCCGTCGGCTCCTGCCGCGGATGAGACCCCGAGACCCGCACGAGGTCGGGCGGGCGGCAAGCCCGCTCGAGCTGTTCTTCGACCTCGTGTTCGTCGTCGCAGTGTCCCTGTCATCGCAGGCTCTGCACCACCTTGAGAGCGAGGGGCACGTCGCTACCGGAGCACTGTCGTACCTGATGGTGTTCTTCGCGATCTGGTGGGCATGGATGAACTTCACCTGGTTTGCCACGTCGTTCGCCACCGACGACTGGCTCTACCGGCTGATGACAATCCTGCAGATGGGCGGCGTCCTTGTCCTAGCGTCCGGCGCCGAAGCGGCGATGGTGCATTACGACTTCACCCTGGTCACCATCGGGTACGTCGTGATGCGTCTCGCCCTCGTCGGGCAGTGGCTTCGCGCGAGCCGCAGCCACCCGGATCTGCGGAACACCGCCTATCGGTACGCGGGCGGCATCGTGGCCGTGCAGGTGGCGTGGGTGGGCCGGCTGTTCTTGCCCGAGACGGCAGGCTTTGGAGGGTTCTTCATCCTGGTCGCAGCAGAAGTGCTCATCCCGGTGTGGGCCGAACGATGCGGCACCACACCTTGGAACCCGCACCACGTCAGAGAACGCTACGGCCTGTTCACCCTCATCCTCCTCGGCGAAAGCATTCTCGCCGCAACCAACGCCATCCTCGAAGCACTCCACGAGGGCCACCACATCCCCGACCTCATCGGGATCGCTGCCTGCGGGCTGATCATCGCCGCTGGGATGTGGTGGATCTACTTCGCCCACGAGCACCAACACCAGCCAGGGCTCGGCGGGTCGTTGCTATTCGGCTACTTCCACTACGTCATCTTCGCCGCCGCCGGTGCCTTCTCCGCCGGCATCGAAGTCACCATCGACGCCACAACCAGACACACCGACCTCCCTGCTGTACTCGCCGCCGGCACCCTCACCCTTCCGATAGCCCTGTTCATCGGAAGTGTTTGGTGGCTGACCCTCCGCCACGGCCTCACCAACATCGGCTCCATCACCGTCGCCTGCGGGGTGCTTGCCACTCTCGCCGCGACGCTGATCCCAGGACTCGTGGTCCTCGGATCCGCCATCGGCACCATCATCGCTGTCATCGCGTCCGAGACCTGCCGAACAGTAGCTGTCCACGGCTGA
- a CDS encoding winged helix-turn-helix domain-containing protein, translated as MLEAIENGALKAGERLNNEELTNWLGVSRTPVREAIARLDSEGLVEMVANRYTRVDSLSGPAHDQAPMLLAALHAWVIDHAGEATADARKTAAAAASKVTAGIGVHDVDAYRGLQEAVAALVAGFDNPLYTATEAAVRGRVKFHAPAPDANIDWAATAGALAKI; from the coding sequence ATGCTCGAGGCGATCGAGAACGGCGCGCTCAAGGCAGGGGAGCGCCTGAACAATGAGGAGCTCACGAACTGGCTCGGTGTCTCTCGTACTCCGGTGCGGGAAGCGATCGCCCGGCTTGACTCCGAAGGTCTCGTGGAGATGGTCGCGAACCGGTACACCCGGGTCGACAGCCTCTCAGGCCCGGCGCACGACCAGGCACCCATGCTCCTCGCTGCGCTGCACGCCTGGGTGATCGACCACGCCGGCGAAGCGACCGCAGATGCACGGAAAACTGCGGCCGCTGCGGCGAGCAAGGTCACAGCCGGCATCGGCGTGCACGACGTCGACGCATACCGGGGCCTGCAGGAAGCGGTCGCGGCGCTCGTCGCCGGGTTCGACAACCCGCTCTACACGGCGACAGAGGCCGCGGTGCGTGGCCGGGTGAAGTTCCACGCCCCTGCCCCGGACGCGAACATCGACTGGGCTGCAACGGCTGGCGCCCTCGCGAAGATCTGA
- a CDS encoding DUF6766 family protein, whose amino-acid sequence MFFLCFLGMVFAGWRVAGHDALLHGQTAETLWAFLSSGDFAEATFENWESEFLQMGSYVVLTTFLFQKGSSESKPLNNDAPQNADPREHADDSRAPWPVRRGGIVLICYENSLVILFGVLFFASVVGHVVGGAAAYNEDQTDHGAAVITAWQYLGTSQFWFESMQNWQSEFLVISVMVIATVWLRQRGSSQSKPVAAPHTETGD is encoded by the coding sequence GTGTTCTTCCTCTGCTTCCTCGGCATGGTGTTCGCCGGTTGGCGGGTCGCGGGTCATGACGCCTTGCTGCACGGGCAGACCGCCGAGACGCTCTGGGCGTTTCTGTCGAGCGGTGATTTCGCCGAGGCGACGTTTGAGAACTGGGAGAGCGAGTTTCTCCAGATGGGCTCGTATGTTGTCCTGACGACGTTCCTGTTCCAGAAGGGATCGAGTGAGTCGAAGCCCCTCAACAACGACGCACCGCAAAATGCCGATCCACGGGAACACGCAGACGACTCGCGCGCTCCATGGCCGGTTCGCCGCGGCGGCATCGTCTTGATCTGCTACGAGAACTCCCTCGTGATCCTGTTCGGGGTGCTGTTCTTCGCCAGCGTGGTCGGGCACGTCGTCGGCGGTGCGGCTGCATACAACGAGGATCAAACGGACCATGGTGCGGCCGTGATCACCGCGTGGCAGTACCTCGGCACGAGTCAGTTCTGGTTCGAGTCGATGCAGAACTGGCAGTCGGAGTTCCTGGTCATCTCCGTGATGGTCATCGCGACCGTGTGGCTCCGCCAGCGCGGATCAAGCCAGTCAAAGCCCGTCGCCGCCCCGCACACAGAAACCGGCGACTGA
- a CDS encoding helix-turn-helix domain-containing protein, with amino-acid sequence MAVEEHREAMSGRVDEFEARLATVFGRVPDGGTHRLELRRAGDDDVSITRVLCDAGRAGSVEQPTHHLLVAVGDGDATFTADDGEVFTASPEVPVLLRAGTRYSYVVTGTRLALLQISDQLLQAAGTSARGARPDRVMLSQPRTEEDCRSLLALIRDAGHVISGPSISVPARIRLHDTIANHVLSVLTADTTAAPSGLFGHVATADSLIRRQLPAPVAPAELAAAARISLRTLQQAFQEQLDQTPTEYVRAARLDLARDALAGADADATVTSVAVACGFRHLGRFAAAYSERFGEQPRDTLRHGRQSATRIEAAQSRR; translated from the coding sequence ATGGCGGTGGAGGAGCATCGGGAAGCGATGTCGGGTCGCGTTGACGAGTTCGAGGCTCGACTCGCAACCGTGTTCGGGCGGGTACCGGATGGTGGCACGCATCGGCTTGAGCTGCGACGCGCTGGGGACGATGACGTGTCGATCACACGAGTGTTGTGTGATGCCGGCCGGGCGGGGAGCGTGGAACAGCCAACACACCACCTCCTTGTCGCCGTTGGGGACGGGGACGCCACGTTCACCGCTGATGACGGTGAGGTATTCACGGCGTCTCCTGAGGTCCCTGTTCTGCTGCGTGCGGGAACCCGGTACTCCTACGTCGTCACCGGAACGCGGCTGGCGTTACTGCAAATCTCCGACCAGCTGTTGCAAGCCGCCGGCACCTCCGCACGTGGTGCACGGCCGGACCGGGTGATGTTGTCGCAGCCACGAACCGAGGAGGACTGCCGGTCACTGCTCGCACTGATCCGCGACGCCGGTCACGTGATCAGCGGTCCGAGCATCAGCGTCCCCGCGAGGATCCGCCTCCACGACACCATCGCCAACCATGTGCTGTCGGTGCTGACAGCCGACACCACTGCCGCCCCTTCCGGACTGTTCGGTCACGTCGCGACCGCTGACTCCTTGATCCGGCGACAGCTGCCGGCGCCGGTCGCGCCGGCAGAACTCGCGGCCGCGGCCAGGATCAGCCTTCGTACCTTGCAGCAAGCGTTCCAAGAACAACTCGATCAGACCCCCACCGAGTACGTCCGCGCCGCCCGACTCGACCTCGCACGCGACGCACTCGCCGGGGCGGACGCGGACGCGACGGTGACAAGCGTGGCGGTGGCGTGTGGGTTCCGGCACCTTGGCCGTTTCGCCGCCGCATACAGCGAACGGTTCGGGGAACAGCCCCGAGATACCCTCCGGCACGGCCGGCAGTCCGCAACACGTATCGAGGCCGCGCAGTCGCGACGGTAA